The following is a genomic window from Amycolatopsis cihanbeyliensis.
AAGGCGCGCAGCCGCACCTCCCCGAACGCCGGGGCGGCGGAGGGCCAGGCGAGGTCGCTGTTCGTCATCGTGCTGAGCCTGCCTGCAACGCGCTGTCCCGCCAACGGATTACCCGGCGGGCGGCTCGACGTGGCGGGCCGAGCCGCTGGTCGACGGGTGGGGCATCATCACGGGCATGACGGCCAACGAATCGCAACCAGCAGCCGATGTGAAGCCGCGTAGCCGCGAGGTCACCGACGGTGTGGAGCGCGCCGCGGCCAGGGGCATGCTCCGCGCGGTGGGCATGGGCGACGAGGACTTCGCCAAGCCGCAGATCGGCATCGCCTCCTCGTGGAACGAGATCACCCCCTGCAACCTGTCCTTGCAGCGGCTCGCCGAGGCCGGCAAGCAGGGCGTGCACGGCGCGGGTGGCTACCCGATGGAGTTCGGCACGATCTCGGTCTCCGACGGGATCTCGATGGGGCACGAGGGTATGCATTTCTCCCTCGTCTCCCGCGAGGTGATCGCCGACTCGGTGGAGACGGTGATGGAGGCCGAGCGGATGGACGGCACGGTGCTGCTGGCCGGCTGTGACAAGAGCCTGCCCGGGATGCTGATGGCCGCCGCCCGCCTGGACGTGGCCGCCGTCTTCCTCTACGCGGGCTCGATCCTGCCCGGCACGGTGGACGGCCGCGAGGTCACCATCATCGACGCGTTCGAGGCGGTCGGGGCCTGCGCGCGGGGGCTGATCTCGCGGGACGAGGTGGACCGGATCGAGCGGGCGATCTGCCCCGGCGAGGGCGCCTGCGGCGGGATGTACACCGCGAACACCATGGCCTGCGCGGCCGAGGCACTCGGCATGTCGCTGCCGGGGTCGGCCAGCCCGCCCTCGGTGGACCGGCGGCGGGACCGGTTCGCCCGCTCCAGCGGCGAGGCCGTGGTCGAGATGCTGCGGCACGGGCTCACCGCACGCTCCATCCTCACCAAGGAGGCCTTCGAGAACGCGATCGCCGTGGTGATGGCGCTCGGCGGCTCCACCAACGCGGTGCTGCACCTGCTGGCGATCGCGCACGAGGCCGAGGTGGACCTGACCCTGGACGACTTCACCCGGATCGGTGACCGGGTGCCGCATCTTGCCGACGTCAAGCCGTTCGGTAAGCACGTGATGACCGCCGTGGACCGGGTCGGGGGCGTACCGGTGGTGATGAAGGCCCTGCTGGACGCCGGGTTGCTGCACGGCGACTGCGTCACGGTCACCGGGCGCACGGTGGCCGAGAACCTGGCCGAGCTGGCACCCCCGGAGCTGGACGGTTCGGTGCTGCGCAGGCTCGCCGACCCGATCCACCCCACCGGCGGCCTGACCATCCTGCACGGCACCCTCGCGCCCGAGGGCGCGGTGGTGAAGAGCGCCGGGTTCGACTCCGCCCGGTTCGAGGGCACCGCGCGGGTCTTCGACGGGGAGCAGGCGGCGATGGATGCCCTCGGCGAGCTGAAGGCGGGGGACGTGGTGGTGATCCGCTACGAGGGACCCCGCGGCGGCCCCGGCATGCGGGAGATGCTCGCGGTCACCGGTGCGATCAAGGGCGCCGGGCTCGGCAAGGACGTGCTGCTGCTCACCGACGGGCGCTTCTCCGGCGGCACGACCGGCCTGTGCATCGGGCACGTGGCACCGGAGGCCGCGCACGGCGGTCCGATCGCGTTCGTCCGGGACGGCGACCCGATCGTGCTCGATATGACCACCCGCACGCTCGACCTGCGGATCGACGAGGCGGAGCTGGCCCGGCGAAGCGAGGGCTGGCAGTTGCCGAAGGTCCCACGGACCACCGGCGTGCTGAGCAAGTACGCCAAGCTGGTCGGCTCGGCGGCGCAGGGGGCGGTGTGCTCGTGAACTCCCCGAACGGTTCGGCCGCGCGGGCGGCGGAGCAGCTCTGGGCCGCCTGGCGGGATGGGCATCTGCTGGACGCCGTGGCCGCTGCCGACCGGCCCGCCGACCTCGCCGAGGGCATGGCGGTGCAGCGGGCGGTGGAAGCGCTCGCCGGACCCGGCTACGGGTGGAAGATCGCGGCCACCGGCCCCGGCGGGCGGGCCTTCCTCGGGGTGGACGGTCCGCTGCCCGGCAGGCTGCTGGAACGGTTCCAGCACGAGAACGGGGACACGGTTCCGGCGGACACCCTGCACATGGGGGTGGCGGAGGCCGAGTTCGCGTTCGTGCTCGGCGCGGACCTGGACCCCGCCGCGCCGCATTCGGTCGCCGACGTGCTCGCCGCGGTGAGCGCCATGCACCTGGTGATCGAGCTGCCGGACTCGCGGTACGAGCGGTTCGATCGGGTGGGTGGGCCGCAGCTCATCGCCGACGCCGCCTGCGCGGGCCGCATGGTCATCGGGCCGGAGGTACCGGGCTGGGCCGAAGTGGACCTGGTGCGACACCCCGTCTCGCTGCGGGTCGGCTCGGTGACCGAGCAGGGCAGCGGTGAGCTGGTGCTCGGCGATCCGCGCGAGGCACTGCACTGGCTGGCCACCGAACTACCCCGGCTCGGCACGCACCTGCGCGCGGGCGAGCTGGTCGCGACCGGCACCGCGACCAAGCCGCTGCCGATCCGGCGCGGCGACGAGGTGGTGGCCGACTTCGGCGAGCTCGGCACGGTGGGCGTACACATCGCGGCGTGATCACGCTCCGGAAGGCTGCTCCTCCATCTCGGCGAGGATCCGCGACCACTGCTCGCCCATGGCCGTGTTGAACTGCGCCAAATTGTCCACGTTCCAGCGGCGACGCTCCGGCGTCATGCTCGCCAGGTACTCGCGGACGCGCTGCTCCTCGTCGAGCTGGTTGCCCTGGTCCGCGGCGGCCTTCGGCGGGGGCGGGCCGCCGCGGAGCCGGCAGGCCTCACACACCGTGCGCTCCTCGGGCTTGAGATAGATCTGCTGGTCGCAGCCGTCCGTCTCGCAGGCGGGAAAGGTGGTAGCCGTCACGGTGAGCCATCGTGCCAGGCCGCACCGCGATGCGAGCGAAACGGCACGCCGTGGCCGAGCACACTGCCATCCTGCATGCGTTTAATGTACCAAGTGGTACATTCGGGTCGTGAGGTTCGAGGTGTCCCGGCGGGTCGATGCCGGCCCGGCCGCGGTC
Proteins encoded in this region:
- the ilvD gene encoding dihydroxy-acid dehydratase gives rise to the protein MTANESQPAADVKPRSREVTDGVERAAARGMLRAVGMGDEDFAKPQIGIASSWNEITPCNLSLQRLAEAGKQGVHGAGGYPMEFGTISVSDGISMGHEGMHFSLVSREVIADSVETVMEAERMDGTVLLAGCDKSLPGMLMAAARLDVAAVFLYAGSILPGTVDGREVTIIDAFEAVGACARGLISRDEVDRIERAICPGEGACGGMYTANTMACAAEALGMSLPGSASPPSVDRRRDRFARSSGEAVVEMLRHGLTARSILTKEAFENAIAVVMALGGSTNAVLHLLAIAHEAEVDLTLDDFTRIGDRVPHLADVKPFGKHVMTAVDRVGGVPVVMKALLDAGLLHGDCVTVTGRTVAENLAELAPPELDGSVLRRLADPIHPTGGLTILHGTLAPEGAVVKSAGFDSARFEGTARVFDGEQAAMDALGELKAGDVVVIRYEGPRGGPGMREMLAVTGAIKGAGLGKDVLLLTDGRFSGGTTGLCIGHVAPEAAHGGPIAFVRDGDPIVLDMTTRTLDLRIDEAELARRSEGWQLPKVPRTTGVLSKYAKLVGSAAQGAVCS
- a CDS encoding 2-keto-4-pentenoate hydratase is translated as MNSPNGSAARAAEQLWAAWRDGHLLDAVAAADRPADLAEGMAVQRAVEALAGPGYGWKIAATGPGGRAFLGVDGPLPGRLLERFQHENGDTVPADTLHMGVAEAEFAFVLGADLDPAAPHSVADVLAAVSAMHLVIELPDSRYERFDRVGGPQLIADAACAGRMVIGPEVPGWAEVDLVRHPVSLRVGSVTEQGSGELVLGDPREALHWLATELPRLGTHLRAGELVATGTATKPLPIRRGDEVVADFGELGTVGVHIAA